One stretch of Riemerella columbina DNA includes these proteins:
- a CDS encoding o-succinylbenzoate synthase: MQASYRKYTLHFKVPSGTSRGVLTTKETYFLEVKNGEKTGLGECGLFRGLSCDDVPNYEETLAWLCENINKDTDFLKEKLRRYPSIWIGYEQALRNLDYGGALYFPSELTQGLGQIAINGLIWMGSQESMQQQIEAKLAQGFDCIKLKIGVDWKVERNILAQLRRLFPKEQLELRVDANGAFDFDEAQKVLEDLYQLDIHSIEQPIKAGNKAQMQQLCASTPTPIALDEELIGVVNLDEKRELLEFIQPQYIILKPSLVGGFSGSDEWIMLAESLGIGWWITSALESNIGLNAIAQYTYTKNNPMPQGLGTGELFTNNLETPLFLEKNQLRFLV, from the coding sequence ATGCAGGCTTCTTATCGAAAATATACGCTTCATTTTAAGGTGCCAAGCGGTACTTCGCGTGGCGTTTTAACCACCAAAGAGACCTATTTTTTAGAGGTAAAAAACGGAGAAAAAACAGGACTTGGCGAGTGTGGTTTATTCCGTGGTTTAAGTTGTGATGATGTCCCCAACTATGAGGAAACCTTAGCGTGGCTTTGTGAAAATATCAATAAAGATACTGATTTTTTAAAGGAAAAATTACGGCGCTATCCCTCTATTTGGATAGGCTATGAGCAAGCCTTACGGAATTTAGACTATGGTGGTGCGCTTTATTTTCCATCGGAGCTGACGCAAGGTTTAGGGCAAATTGCCATCAATGGCTTAATTTGGATGGGCTCTCAGGAATCGATGCAGCAGCAGATCGAGGCTAAGCTCGCCCAAGGTTTTGATTGTATCAAATTGAAAATTGGAGTGGATTGGAAAGTGGAGCGAAACATCTTAGCCCAGTTGCGGCGCCTATTTCCAAAGGAACAATTGGAATTAAGGGTAGATGCCAACGGCGCATTTGATTTTGATGAAGCGCAAAAGGTCTTGGAGGATTTGTATCAACTGGATATTCATTCTATAGAACAACCCATCAAGGCGGGAAACAAAGCGCAAATGCAACAATTGTGCGCCAGTACGCCCACGCCCATTGCTTTAGATGAGGAGTTGATTGGCGTAGTAAACCTTGATGAAAAAAGGGAGTTGTTGGAATTCATTCAGCCGCAATATATTATTTTAAAACCATCTTTGGTGGGCGGTTTCTCTGGCTCAGATGAATGGATAATGCTCGCAGAATCGTTGGGTATAGGCTGGTGGATTACCTCCGCTTTGGAGAGCAATATTGGGCTCAATGCCATTGCGCAGTACACCTATACCAAGAACAACCCAATGCCACAAGGTTTAGGCACAGGCGAACTATTTACCAATAATTTGGAAACTCCGTTATTTTTAGAAAAAAATCAACTTCGGTTTTTGGTATAA
- the fbp gene encoding class 1 fructose-bisphosphatase yields the protein MSEQALQTLGEFIIDKQDDFQYSTGEFSRLLSAIRLASKVVNREVNKAGIADIIGKAGNTNIQGEDQQKLDVLANDIFINALSQREVVCGIASEESDDFIEIKCGENGHLSKYVVLIDPLDGSSNIDVNVSVGTIFSIYRRVTEPGTPVKLKDFLQKGVNQAAAGYVVYGSSTMIVYTTGNGVNGFTLDPSLGTYYLSHPNMTFPKKGKIYSINEGNYIKFPQGVKDYLKYCQMEEGDRPYTSRYIGSLVSDFHRNMIKGGIYIYPSYSHAPNGKLRLLYECNPMAFLAEQAGGKASNGYQRILEIEPTELHQRVPFFCGSSEMVEKAEEFMAQYQ from the coding sequence ATGTCAGAACAAGCATTACAAACACTCGGCGAGTTTATTATTGATAAACAAGATGATTTTCAGTATTCTACAGGGGAGTTTTCTCGGTTGCTTAGCGCCATTCGGTTGGCTTCTAAGGTGGTCAATAGAGAAGTGAACAAGGCGGGCATCGCCGATATTATCGGTAAAGCAGGCAACACGAATATACAAGGCGAAGACCAACAGAAATTAGATGTTTTAGCCAATGATATCTTCATCAATGCGCTGTCTCAGAGAGAGGTCGTTTGTGGGATCGCCTCAGAAGAAAGCGATGATTTTATTGAGATTAAATGCGGAGAAAATGGACACCTTAGCAAGTATGTGGTGCTGATAGACCCATTGGACGGCTCTTCTAATATTGATGTGAATGTTTCTGTGGGGACTATTTTCTCTATTTACAGAAGGGTAACGGAGCCTGGAACGCCGGTGAAACTCAAAGATTTTTTACAAAAAGGCGTTAACCAAGCGGCGGCTGGCTATGTGGTTTATGGCTCTTCTACAATGATTGTTTATACCACTGGGAACGGTGTTAATGGCTTTACCTTAGACCCAAGTTTGGGCACTTATTATTTGTCTCATCCTAATATGACTTTCCCTAAAAAAGGAAAAATCTACTCTATCAACGAAGGGAATTACATCAAATTTCCTCAAGGGGTGAAGGACTACCTCAAATATTGCCAAATGGAAGAAGGCGATAGACCTTATACTTCGCGATATATTGGTTCGTTAGTCTCTGATTTTCATAGAAATATGATTAAAGGCGGCATTTATATTTACCCATCTTATTCGCACGCGCCTAATGGTAAATTAAGGTTACTCTATGAGTGTAATCCTATGGCATTTCTTGCGGAGCAAGCTGGGGGCAAGGCTTCTAACGGCTATCAGCGTATTTTAGAAATAGAGCCTACCGAGCTTCATCAGCGGGTGCCTTTCTTCTGCGGAAGTTCCGAAATGGTAGAAAAAGCCGAAGAGTTTATGGCGCAATATCAATAG